TGGCCATTATTTTTTGAATTCTGGCCAAAATTTTGAAAATAATGGCCAAAATTTATTTTAGCTATACAGACGAAAATATGCAAAAAAATGCATAAAGGTTTGTTGGTTTCATTAAATTGCACTACATTTGTAATCGGAATTAGAATTTAACCATTATGATAGACGTAAAAGACACCCTGCAGAAAGCAGAAGAAAGAATGGAGATGGCCGCCATGTTCCTTGAAGAGGAGCTGAACCGCGTACGTGCCGGACGTGCCAATGTGGCTATTCTCGACGGCGTTCGAGTAGAATCCTACGGCAGTCGCGTACCCCTAAATCAGGTGGCCAACGTATCAACTCCCGATGCCCGCACCATTGCCATCAAGCCTTGGGACCGCAAGCAGATTCGTGATATTGAGAAAGCCATCATGGACAGCGATGTAGGCATCACTCCTGAGAACAACGGCGAGGTGATTCGTCTCATTCTTCCCCAGCCCACCGAGGAGCGCCGTCGCGATTTGGTTAAGCAGTGCAACAAGATTGCCGAGAAAGCCAAAGTTGAGGTGCGCAACATCCGTGCAGACATTAAGGACAAGCTCAAGAAAGCCATCAAGGACGGACTGAGCGAGGACAACGAGAAGGATGCCGAAGACGAATTGCAGAAAGCTCACGACAAGTACATCAAGAAGCTGGATGCACTGATGGAAGCCAAGAACAAGGAAATCATGACTGTGTAAAGTAAAAGGTGAAAGGACTTGTTGTAAAAAATACTGGAAGCTGGTACACCGTTCGGATGGACGATGGCCAGCTTCTTGATTGTAAGATAAAAGGCAATTTCCGCCTAAAGGGTATTCGTTCTACCAATCCTGTTGCCGTGGGAGACAGGGTAACGGTGAATGTTGAAGAAAAGGAAGA
The sequence above is a segment of the Prevotella sp. E9-3 genome. Coding sequences within it:
- the frr gene encoding ribosome recycling factor, yielding MIDVKDTLQKAEERMEMAAMFLEEELNRVRAGRANVAILDGVRVESYGSRVPLNQVANVSTPDARTIAIKPWDRKQIRDIEKAIMDSDVGITPENNGEVIRLILPQPTEERRRDLVKQCNKIAEKAKVEVRNIRADIKDKLKKAIKDGLSEDNEKDAEDELQKAHDKYIKKLDALMEAKNKEIMTV